The Oreochromis aureus strain Israel breed Guangdong linkage group 7, ZZ_aureus, whole genome shotgun sequence region AGCTGCGATTTTTAGCTTTTCGTGGATTTCTCCACCTATTTGCACTAATTTTACCTGCtccggtttgttgtttttctaaccattcctcatcaggtgttaattttacttgtttattaataaaatagaagtagttcagcagcatattatgctgtaaaatcaacttacttccagacatatacacacatagacatttgcgcgctaatttgtcacgaagtactTTCAGCTACCTCTAaaaccagtctaaacacagttccttttggcgaacttaaacctattttaatttctttgtctCAACATGTTTTAATTTGCCTAAACGTGTTTTAATTTGCCTAAACGTATTTTAATTTGTCACAAAGTAATTTCGGCTACCTCCAAAACCAGTCTAAACTTAGTTCTTTTTGGTGAACTTAAACCTATTTTATCACGTTTCTTTAAACCTTTGCGGCCGTTTTATATATCAAAATagtgtttctcaccctcagacgTCTCACTGGTGGTTTGGATCGTCagactgaatcccaccgccgtggaccagacTATAAACACCGGTCCGGACCCGAATTctaagagggctgtgcacagacttcggtgctggcttcCCACGGCGTCAGGACTCAGTGTGCCAGATCTtggaacagagtcacagataacagttCTGATATTTCTGATCCGGCTACAAAGGACCAAAACAAATGCCAAGAGATGTAttctaagacacttcttcagcttcgaatcagagaggagaaacacacactgcagttagttACTTGCAAGCAAGGGCAGTCACATCACTCGCACAGAAGTGCGGGCTCTGAGACTCGCACCGtgcactgccctggtctttatttatacatcattgggggtgtgtgtgtgtgtgtgtgtgtgaccccataaagactttcgctaaacctgctggtctggaagtccaacagttcatctaaacaaaaggcacttagctaaaaacagacatagatacgtttatcctatcataaaacaataagagaagATATGCCCTTTTCCCATGCTTGGAGGATGTGGGTGTggatgccagaacactctggaatgcacacaaagccccTGCACCCCTCTAAAGACCACACActctatcactacacaatcgattatacacctctaagcatatatggaaacttgtatcattaaaagattatactgactactaagtacaatttccATTGACAATAAGGTTTATCCCTGAAAtgtgaaataaagctgatcctTCCCTGTCCttacacactcaggatctgaagttctacTCTTATATTTTTCAGTTCTACAGTTCTGCTTTCAGCTCACATATAAGCTGTTTATTAAAAGAGCCTTATATACTAACAGATTTGCCAATGTAACGTTTACCTTTGACTTTTGGTGCTTTGTAAATGGAAATCTGCAAAAATGAGATGGTTTCAGTCCTGGTTCAGTCTGCTGCTGCATCCTGGTCTGCTGCCTGAGAATTCAACAACAAATACTAATGCTTTAAATTATTTCACAAATTATGTAAGCTGTACAGAGTACTGCACATGTAACTTTGTGAACAATACCACATTGAGAATCATTCAATAtcagacttttgtttttaacctgaatATTTGAAACCAAATTAAACACAAATTTGAAGTTAAGCTGCCAAACGGCTGTAGTTGGTTTCAGTACATAAATATTGAGCTTTACTATTTTAATCCATAGTTAATGATTAATGAGGGTTTACTGAAGTGCAAGCTTTCTCTTTAATTTGGTGTTACTGTCCTTACAGATGTGACAGGAGACAGAAAACACGCTGCTGTTTGCtcatatttaataatcagctctgcacGGGAGCTGAAGCAGACTTGTTTACAGTATAAGGCTACGTCCCACACGTAcccggtatttttgaaaacacaatttttctatgcgtttgcacctttcgtccacacgtaaacggcgtttttggtcactgaaaacggagatttctaaaaacgcctgccagggtgaatattttcgaaaactccgtttttgcatttactgtggacgaggaaaacggagaaaacgcagcgtcaaaggtgtgcgccttttctgacgtcacactgtgcgccacgttattgtttcggtgaaatgaatttctacaatactgttaattgtactctctgcagtgtttaaatgcttacatatacacacacagtccctccacacataccactcggttctgcttctatgccccatctttgtttactatttcctaccgaggcttctagacttctgattggccaacatttctacactgttaggaatatatcgccacctgttgctttggcaagTTCTAGCAGCGTTCCCTTCATGTctgcgtttatgtgtggacggattacttttaaaacgaaaacggaaaatctccgttttcaaaaaaaTACCCGATgcacgtgtggacgtagcctaagacTCGTAATGAAAGTACAGTAACGATAGTTAGTTAGTGACTGAGCAGcccggtgcttttttttttcttgatttctttagtcaggGTAAATTTATTCACCTCCACGGAAAGTTTCCCCGACAGCTGAGTGCTCATCGATGACGCTAGTTATGGATTACcttacaaacacatttaacttaccgaaaataTTGCGGCGGTGcatcgggtccttctgtcgggtagtccagtttaccgTTTGAAACAGTCGGTGGTGGTTTTGGGACGTAAACGGTGccattcccgaacagagatacgaGGTCAAAGCTGTTACAATTACGTTGCACCCAATGTAACAGCATTATGGTCataattagaatcaaacttatgaaAAGGAGGCCCATTGAGCACAAATCAGCGTGATGAGAACTACTGATAATGCTGAACGCAGTCAACCAGGTGGGCGCAAAAGGGTTGCTAAGCAAAATAGTTGATTTTATTAAAGTGGGCGGGGCCAATCTACAGATGAAAGGACAGAGTGACGTCAGGGAATAGATTTGTTAAGATGAAAAGACAGGGCGGAGCCTATAAGCTCAAATAGGCAAGGCAAAACGCCTTGGGAGAGCATAAATAGGGTTTGAACTTCTGCTCATAGCTATCTTTGAGAAAGCGACTCAACAAATTCAAACATAATGACAGATCGCACAGCCAGGAGTAGTCTGAAAAATGCCACAGCAAACACTGTGAGGCAACTCCTTCGAGactacaaaaacaacattacaaAAGAACAGTGGCAGAAATTTCAGGCAGGTCACCCAGATCGCGCCACTATAGATTCTATATGCCACATGTTGGACCTGTGCTCGGATTTGACAGGTGTAGCACTGAGGCCTGCCCAGGAAACAACCCCCAAAAAATCAGTGGCCCCCCATGCTAAAACTTGTAGCTGCAAGGGACATATGCCCCGAAAACACAAGGCCAAGAGGAAATTGTCCTGCTTTAACAACTGGAGCCTGATTTCCTTACCAAAACACCTAACAACAAAAACTGACAATAACACAGCCTCGAGTAATCCAGacactgacagcagtgatgacacGAGTGTAGGTGTAGCACCGAGGTCTGCCCAGGAAACGACTCCCCAAAAATCAGTACACCTCCCTGCTAAAACTTGTAGCTGCAAGGAACAAATGCCCCCAAAACACAAGCAAATTAAGAAATGGTCTTGCTTTAACAATTGGAGCCTGATTTCCATAAAAATGCACCCAAAAACAAAAGACGACCATAAGACAGCCTCGAGTAATTCAGACACTGTCAGCACTGTTCACACGAGTGTAGGTGTAACACCGAGGCCAGCCCAGGAAACGACTCCCCAAAAATCAGTACACCTCCCTGCTAAAACTTGTAGCTGCAAGGAACAAATGCCCCCAAAACATGAGGAAATTAAGAAATTGTCTCGCTTTAACAATTGGAGCCTGATTTCCATAAAAATccaccaaaaaagaaaagaagacaatGAGACAGCCGTGAGTAATCCAGTGACTGTCAGCAGTGATCACAAGAGTAATCCCAGACTTGGTAATCCAGACAGTGTCAGCAGTGATCACACAAGTAATTCAGACAGTGATCACACAAGTACTTCAGACAGTGTCAGCAGTGATCATACAAGTAATTCAGACAGCAGTGATCATAAGCGTAATCCCAGACTGGGTAATTCAGACAGTCCCAGCAGTGATCACACAAGTAATTCAGACAGCAGTGATCATAAGCGTAATCCCAGACTGGGTAATTCAGACAGTGTCAGCAGTGATCACATAAGTAATTCAGACAGCAGTGATCATAAGCGTAATCCCAGACTGGGTAATTCAGACAGTCCCAGCAGTGATTACACAAGTAATTCAGACAGCAGTGATCATAAGCGTAATCCCAGACTGGGTAATTCAGACAGTGTCAGCAGTGATCACATAAGTAATTCAGACAGCAGTGATCATAAGCGTAATCCCAGACTGGGTAATTCAGACAGTGCCAGCAGTGATCACATAAGTAATTCAGACAGCAGTGATCATAAACGTAATCCCAGACTGGGTAATTCAGACAGTGCCAGCAGTGATCATAAGAGTAATCCCAGAGTGGGTAATTCAGACAGTGCCAGCAGTGATCATAAAAGTAATCCCAGACTGGGTAATTCAGACAGTCCCAGCAGTGATCACACAAGTAATTCAGACAGCAGTGATCATAAGCGTAATCCCAGACTGGGTAATTCAGACAGTGTCAGCAGTGATCACATAAGTAATTCAGACAGCAGTGATCATAAGCGTAATCCCAGACTGGGTAATTCAGACAGTGCCAGCAGTGATCATAAGAGTAATCCCAGACTGGGTAATTCAGACAGTCCCAGCAGTGATCACACAAGTAATTCAGACAGCAGTGATCATAAGCGTAATCCCAGACTGGGTAATTCAGACAGTGTCAGCAGTGATCACATAAGTAATTCAGACAGCAGTGATCATAAGCGTAATCCCAGACTGGGTAATTCAGACAGTGCCAGCAGTGATCATAAGAGTAATCCCAGACTGGGTAATTCAGACAGTGCCAGCAGTGATCATAAGAGTAATCCCAGACTGGGTAATTCAGACAGTCCCAGCAGTGATCACACAAGTAATTCAGACAGCAGTGATCATAAGCGTAATCCCAGACTGGGTAATTCAGACAGTGTCAGCAGTGATCACATAAGTAATTCAGACAGCAGTGATCATAAGCGTAATCCCAGACTGGGTAATTCAGACAGTGTCAGCAGTGATCACATAAGTAATTCAGACAGCAGTGATCATAAGCGTAATCCCAGACTGGGTAATTCAGACAGTGTCAGCAGTGATCACATAAGTAATTCAGACAGCAGTGATCATAAGCGTAATCCCAGACTGGGTAATTCAGACAGTCCCAGCAGTGATCACACAAGTAATTCAGACAGCAGTGATCATAAGCGTAATCCCAGACTGGGTAATTCAGACAGTGTCAGCAGTGATCACATAAGTAATTCAGACAGCAGTGATCATAAGCGTAATCCCAGACTGGGTAATTCAGACAGTGTCAGCAGTGATCACATAAGTAATTCAGACAGCAGTGATCATAAGCGTAATCCCAGACTGGGTAATTCAGACAGTGTCAGCAGTGATCACATAAGTAATTCAGACAGCAGTGATCATAAGCGTAATCCCAGACTGGGTAATTCAGACAGTGTCAGCAGTGATCACACAAGTAATTCAGACAGCAGTGATCATAAGCGTAATTCCAGACTGGGTAATCCAGACAGTGTCAGGAGTGATCACACAAGTAATTCAGACAGTGATCACATAAGTAATTCAGACAGTGATCACACAAGTAATTCAGACAGTGATCACACAAGTAATTCAGACAGTGATCACACAGCAACCTCTACagaaatcacagcagaaaacataaaaaatgggGGATCGGTCATTGTGAATAAAGCAACGGTTAACCAATTTAATATCTATAACCTAGAATTgcaaaaatacagatttttggTGGAAAACTGTCTGGAAGAACTTGTTATGCGGCTTGCAAAAAAATCAGGCCAGGTCATTAGTCGGAACATAGTTTTCGCCATCGCCAACCGGCTTGCAACCCAAATCTGTGCTGAAATCACAGATGAATTTTATAATATCCCCATAGCGAAGTTCCAAAACTTCCACAAGGTGATTTACAAAGCCCTCTGTAAAAGGTGGAAAAATCCCAAAAATATTCTGGAATTTATGGCATCGGATTGTCCAGAGCACAACATCACAATTGTTAACATTTTCATGGACAAGGCAGCCAAACTGTCTACAAAACCAAGTCGCATACGTCGTTTTTTCGCATTTGTAGGCCGAATGTTCACCAGGAAATGAAATAAGGTTTCTGTAATGTAGGGAAATCCTGATATAGactcaaaacatttttctaaaaCTAATTAGAGACTTTAAATTGGCTAGTTTTAAAATCATAATGGCTCTTTAATCGATCGAGTCATTTCTGAAAACCTTGAcaggtcgcagcagatggccccgcccctcactgagcctggttctgctgaaggtttcttcctattaaaagggagtttttccttcccactgtcgcctagtgcttgctcagaggggttTGTCtgttgggttttctttttaaccCTGGAGAACCCATGGGGTCAAATTTGACTCCATGGTTTCCCTTGAAAACCAATGGGGTCGGATCTGACCCCATGGGTTCTCCAGGGTTAATACTATAAGGTAACAAACTCACAGTAATACACTGTAAAGTTGTTACCTTACAGTATGAAGCGCCTTAAAAAGACCATCATTTCATTTCCTTTGGCGCGATACAGACTGAAGTGAATTGAACTACCAACATAACTAATTTAGCACTTCAagttaaaatcaataaaaatgtaaaattttacgCCTtgatttctgttcatttttattgctTGTGAGTTGAATATGTGTTATTTGAATATGTGCTATTTAacctacttcctgtttcctgcaaATGTGTAACCTATTTTGAAATctttaaacacactgaacatggcagaatacatacagtacatacaCACATTTAATAAAGGAGAATGTGACAGTTTTATTTCTTATCTTATTTCAAAACACACATTGATTTATGtgttaatgtgttttgtttttgttttagaaaaagagACCAGTGTAAAGAAAAGGGGAGAGGTTGATTGACAGCAGAGAAATAAGAATAAATGAGATCTTCAAAGTCAAAGA contains the following coding sequences:
- the LOC120441142 gene encoding protein starmaker-like isoform X6, translated to MTDRTARSSLKNATANTVRQLLRDYKNNITKEQWQKFQAGHPDRATIDSICHMLDLCSDLTGVALRPAQETTPKKSVAPHAKTCSCKGHMPRKHKAKRKLSCFNNWSLISLPKHLTTKTDNNTASSNPDTDSSDDTSVGVAPRSAQETTPQKSVHLPAKTCSCKEQMPPKHKQIKKWSCFNNWSLISIKMHPKTKDDHKTASSNSDTVSTVHTSVGVTPRPAQETTPQKSVHLPAKTCSCKEQMPPKHEEIKKLSRFNNWSLISIKIHQKRKEDNETAVSNPVTVSSDHKSNPRLGNPDSVSSDHTSNSDSDHTSTSDSVSSDHTSNSDSSDHKRNPRLGNSDSPSSDHTSNSDSSDHKRNPRLGNSDSVSSDHISNSDSSDHKRNPRLGNSDSPSSDYTSNSDSSDHKRNPRLGNSDSVSSDHISNSDSSDHKRNPRLGNSDSASSDHISNSDSSDHKRNPRLGNSDSASSDHKSNPRVGNSDSASSDHKSNPRLGNSDSPSSDHTSNSDSSDHKRNPRLGNSDSVSSDHISNSDSSDHKRNPRLGNSDSVSSDHISNSDSSDHKRNPRLGNSDSVSSDHISNSDSSDHKRNPRLGNSDSVSSDHTSNSDSSDHKRNSRLGNPDSVRSDHTSNSDSDHISNSDSDHTSNSDSDHTSNSDSDHTATSTEITAENIKNGGSVIVNKATVNQFNIYNLELQKYRFLVENCLEELVMRLAKKSGQVISRNIVFAIANRLATQICAEITDEFYNIPIAKFQNFHKVIYKALCKRWKNPKNILEFMASDCPEHNITIVNIFMDKAAKLSTKPSRIRRFFAFVGRMFTRK
- the LOC120441142 gene encoding dentin sialophosphoprotein-like isoform X4; the encoded protein is MTDRTARSSLKNATANTVRQLLRDYKNNITKEQWQKFQAGHPDRATIDSICHMLDLCSDLTGVALRPAQETTPKKSVAPHAKTCSCKGHMPRKHKAKRKLSCFNNWSLISLPKHLTTKTDNNTASSNPDTDSSDDTSVGVAPRSAQETTPQKSVHLPAKTCSCKEQMPPKHKQIKKWSCFNNWSLISIKMHPKTKDDHKTASSNSDTVSTVHTSVGVTPRPAQETTPQKSVHLPAKTCSCKEQMPPKHEEIKKLSRFNNWSLISIKIHQKRKEDNETAVSNPVTVSSDHKSNPRLGNPDSVSSDHTSNSDSDHTSTSDSVSSDHTSNSDSSDHKRNPRLGNSDSPSSDHTSNSDSSDHKRNPRLGNSDSVSSDHISNSDSSDHKRNPRLGNSDSASSDHKSNPRLGNSDSPSSDHTSNSDSSDHKRNPRLGNSDSVSSDHISNSDSSDHKRNPRLGNSDSASSDHKSNPRLGNSDSASSDHKSNPRLGNSDSPSSDHTSNSDSSDHKRNPRLGNSDSVSSDHISNSDSSDHKRNPRLGNSDSVSSDHISNSDSSDHKRNPRLGNSDSVSSDHISNSDSSDHKRNPRLGNSDSPSSDHTSNSDSSDHKRNPRLGNSDSVSSDHISNSDSSDHKRNPRLGNSDSVSSDHISNSDSSDHKRNPRLGNSDSVSSDHISNSDSSDHKRNPRLGNSDSVSSDHTSNSDSSDHKRNSRLGNPDSVRSDHTSNSDSDHISNSDSDHTSNSDSDHTSNSDSDHTATSTEITAENIKNGGSVIVNKATVNQFNIYNLELQKYRFLVENCLEELVMRLAKKSGQVISRNIVFAIANRLATQICAEITDEFYNIPIAKFQNFHKVIYKALCKRWKNPKNILEFMASDCPEHNITIVNIFMDKAAKLSTKPSRIRRFFAFVGRMFTRK
- the LOC120441142 gene encoding dentin sialophosphoprotein-like isoform X3; translated protein: MTDRTARSSLKNATANTVRQLLRDYKNNITKEQWQKFQAGHPDRATIDSICHMLDLCSDLTGVALRPAQETTPKKSVAPHAKTCSCKGHMPRKHKAKRKLSCFNNWSLISLPKHLTTKTDNNTASSNPDTDSSDDTSVGVAPRSAQETTPQKSVHLPAKTCSCKEQMPPKHKQIKKWSCFNNWSLISIKMHPKTKDDHKTASSNSDTVSTVHTSVGVTPRPAQETTPQKSVHLPAKTCSCKEQMPPKHEEIKKLSRFNNWSLISIKIHQKRKEDNETAVSNPVTVSSDHKSNPRLGNPDSVSSDHTSNSDSDHTSTSDSVSSDHTSNSDSSDHKRNPRLGNSDSPSSDHTSNSDSSDHKRNPRLGNSDSVSSDHISNSDSSDHKRNPRLGNSDSPSSDYTSNSDSSDHKRNPRLGNSDSVSSDHISNSDSSDHKRNPRLGNSDSASSDHISNSDSSDHKRNPRLGNSDSASSDHKSNPRVGNSDSASSDHKSNPRLGNSDSPSSDHTSNSDSSDHKRNPRLGNSDSVSSDHISNSDSSDHKRNPRLGNSDSASSDHKSNPRLGNSDSPSSDHTSNSDSSDHKRNPRLGNSDSVSSDHISNSDSSDHKRNPRLGNSDSASSDHKSNPRLGNSDSASSDHKSNPRLGNSDSPSSDHTSNSDSSDHKRNPRLGNSDSVSSDHISNSDSSDHKRNPRLGNSDSVSSDHISNSDSSDHKRNPRLGNSDSVSSDHISNSDSSDHKRNPRLGNSDSVSSDHTSNSDSSDHKRNSRLGNPDSVRSDHTSNSDSDHISNSDSDHTSNSDSDHTSNSDSDHTATSTEITAENIKNGGSVIVNKATVNQFNIYNLELQKYRFLVENCLEELVMRLAKKSGQVISRNIVFAIANRLATQICAEITDEFYNIPIAKFQNFHKVIYKALCKRWKNPKNILEFMASDCPEHNITIVNIFMDKAAKLSTKPSRIRRFFAFVGRMFTRK
- the LOC120441142 gene encoding dentin sialophosphoprotein-like isoform X1; the encoded protein is MTDRTARSSLKNATANTVRQLLRDYKNNITKEQWQKFQAGHPDRATIDSICHMLDLCSDLTGVALRPAQETTPKKSVAPHAKTCSCKGHMPRKHKAKRKLSCFNNWSLISLPKHLTTKTDNNTASSNPDTDSSDDTSVGVAPRSAQETTPQKSVHLPAKTCSCKEQMPPKHKQIKKWSCFNNWSLISIKMHPKTKDDHKTASSNSDTVSTVHTSVGVTPRPAQETTPQKSVHLPAKTCSCKEQMPPKHEEIKKLSRFNNWSLISIKIHQKRKEDNETAVSNPVTVSSDHKSNPRLGNPDSVSSDHTSNSDSDHTSTSDSVSSDHTSNSDSSDHKRNPRLGNSDSPSSDHTSNSDSSDHKRNPRLGNSDSVSSDHISNSDSSDHKRNPRLGNSDSPSSDYTSNSDSSDHKRNPRLGNSDSVSSDHISNSDSSDHKRNPRLGNSDSASSDHISNSDSSDHKRNPRLGNSDSASSDHKSNPRVGNSDSASSDHKSNPRLGNSDSPSSDHTSNSDSSDHKRNPRLGNSDSVSSDHISNSDSSDHKRNPRLGNSDSASSDHKSNPRLGNSDSPSSDHTSNSDSSDHKRNPRLGNSDSVSSDHISNSDSSDHKRNPRLGNSDSASSDHKSNPRLGNSDSPSSDHTSNSDSSDHKRNPRLGNSDSVSSDHISNSDSSDHKRNPRLGNSDSVSSDHISNSDSSDHKRNPRLGNSDSVSSDHISNSDSSDHKRNPRLGNSDSPSSDHTSNSDSSDHKRNPRLGNSDSVSSDHISNSDSSDHKRNPRLGNSDSVSSDHISNSDSSDHKRNPRLGNSDSVSSDHISNSDSSDHKRNPRLGNSDSVSSDHTSNSDSSDHKRNSRLGNPDSVRSDHTSNSDSDHISNSDSDHTSNSDSDHTSNSDSDHTATSTEITAENIKNGGSVIVNKATVNQFNIYNLELQKYRFLVENCLEELVMRLAKKSGQVISRNIVFAIANRLATQICAEITDEFYNIPIAKFQNFHKVIYKALCKRWKNPKNILEFMASDCPEHNITIVNIFMDKAAKLSTKPSRIRRFFAFVGRMFTRK
- the LOC120441142 gene encoding dentin sialophosphoprotein-like isoform X2 — translated: MTDRTARSSLKNATANTVRQLLRDYKNNITKEQWQKFQAGHPDRATIDSICHMLDLCSDLTGVALRPAQETTPKKSVAPHAKTCSCKGHMPRKHKAKRKLSCFNNWSLISLPKHLTTKTDNNTASSNPDTDSSDDTSVGVAPRSAQETTPQKSVHLPAKTCSCKEQMPPKHKQIKKWSCFNNWSLISIKMHPKTKDDHKTASSNSDTVSTVHTSVGVTPRPAQETTPQKSVHLPAKTCSCKEQMPPKHEEIKKLSRFNNWSLISIKIHQKRKEDNETAVSNPVTVSSDHKSNPRLGNPDSVSSDHTSNSDSDHTSTSDSVSSDHTSNSDSSDHKRNPRLGNSDSPSSDHTSNSDSSDHKRNPRLGNSDSVSSDHISNSDSSDHKRNPRLGNSDSPSSDYTSNSDSSDHKRNPRLGNSDSVSSDHISNSDSSDHKRNPRLGNSDSASSDHISNSDSSDHKRNPRLGNSDSASSDHKSNPRVGNSDSASSDHKSNPRLGNSDSPSSDHTSNSDSSDHKRNPRLGNSDSVSSDHISNSDSSDHKRNPRLGNSDSASSDHKSNPRLGNSDSPSSDHTSNSDSSDHKRNPRLGNSDSVSSDHISNSDSSDHKRNPRLGNSDSPSSDHTSNSDSSDHKRNPRLGNSDSVSSDHISNSDSSDHKRNPRLGNSDSVSSDHISNSDSSDHKRNPRLGNSDSVSSDHISNSDSSDHKRNPRLGNSDSPSSDHTSNSDSSDHKRNPRLGNSDSVSSDHISNSDSSDHKRNPRLGNSDSVSSDHISNSDSSDHKRNPRLGNSDSVSSDHISNSDSSDHKRNPRLGNSDSVSSDHTSNSDSSDHKRNSRLGNPDSVRSDHTSNSDSDHISNSDSDHTSNSDSDHTSNSDSDHTATSTEITAENIKNGGSVIVNKATVNQFNIYNLELQKYRFLVENCLEELVMRLAKKSGQVISRNIVFAIANRLATQICAEITDEFYNIPIAKFQNFHKVIYKALCKRWKNPKNILEFMASDCPEHNITIVNIFMDKAAKLSTKPSRIRRFFAFVGRMFTRK
- the LOC120441142 gene encoding dentin sialophosphoprotein-like isoform X5 produces the protein MPPKHEEIKKLSRFNNWSLISIKIHQKTKEDNKTALSNPVTVSSDHKSNPRLGNPDSVSSDHTSNSDSDHTSTSDSVSSDHTSNSDSSDHKRNPRLGNSDSPSSDHTSNSDSSDHKRNPRLGNSDSVSSDHISNSDSSDHKRNPRLGNSDSPSSDYTSNSDSSDHKRNPRLGNSDSVSSDHISNSDSSDHKRNPRLGNSDSASSDHISNSDSSDHKRNPRLGNSDSASSDHKSNPRVGNSDSASSDHKSNPRLGNSDSPSSDHTSNSDSSDHKRNPRLGNSDSVSSDHISNSDSSDHKRNPRLGNSDSASSDHKSNPRLGNSDSPSSDHTSNSDSSDHKRNPRLGNSDSVSSDHISNSDSSDHKRNPRLGNSDSASSDHKSNPRLGNSDSASSDHKSNPRLGNSDSPSSDHTSNSDSSDHKRNPRLGNSDSVSSDHISNSDSSDHKRNPRLGNSDSVSSDHISNSDSSDHKRNPRLGNSDSVSSDHISNSDSSDHKRNPRLGNSDSPSSDHTSNSDSSDHKRNPRLGNSDSVSSDHISNSDSSDHKRNPRLGNSDSVSSDHISNSDSSDHKRNPRLGNSDSVSSDHISNSDSSDHKRNPRLGNSDSVSSDHTSNSDSSDHKRNSRLGNPDSVRSDHTSNSDSDHISNSDSDHTSNSDSDHTSNSDSDHTATSTEITAENIKNGGSVIVNKATVNQFNIYNLELQKYRFLVENCLEELVMRLAKKSGQVISRNIVFAIANRLATQICAEITDEFYNIPIAKFQNFHKVIYKALCKRWKNPKNILEFMASDCPEHNITIVNIFMDKAAKLSTKPSRIRRFFAFVGRMFTRK